From one Pseudoliparis swirei isolate HS2019 ecotype Mariana Trench chromosome 5, NWPU_hadal_v1, whole genome shotgun sequence genomic stretch:
- the pgm1 gene encoding phosphoglucomutase-1 — protein sequence MAKVTTVKTKPYADQKPGTSGLRKRVTVFQQNPHYAENFIQSIISVVEPADRQAATVVVGGDGRFFMKEAIHLIVQIAAANGIGHLVIGQNGIMSTPAVSCVIRKVKAVGGIILTASHNPGGPNGDFGIKYNISSGGPAPEGITDKIFEVSKTLTEYQICPELTADLSKIGKQVFEVDTFKPFTVEIVDCVDAYAEMLREIFDFAALKELLSGAGHISVCLDAMHGVVGPYVKKIVCEELGSPANSAVNCVPQEDFGGHHPDPNLTYAADLVNTMKGGEYDFGAAFDGDGDRNMVLGKGGFFVNPSDSVAVIAANASSIPYFQRTGVKGLARSMPTSGALDNVAKALQMPLYETPTGWKFFGNLMDAGKLSLCGEESFGTGSDHIREKDGLWAVLAWLSILAARKQSVEEVMKDHWQKFGRNFFTRYDYEEVDSDAANRTIEELETAMLDPTFVGKKFSSGDKTYEVAVADNFAYTDPVDGSVSKNQGLRLIFSDGSRVIFRLSGTGSAGATIRLYIDSYEKDPQKIYQDPQVMLAPLIDIALKVSQLQEKTGRTGPTVIT from the exons atggcgAAAGTAACGACAGTGAAGACCAAGCCGTACGCGGACCAGAAGCCGGGCACCAGCGGCCTGAGGAAGAGGGTGACGGTGTTTCAACAGAACCCGCACTATGCGGAAAACTTTATCCAGAGCATCATCTCCGTCGTGGAGCCCGCTGACCGGCAGGCCGCCACGGTGGTGGTGGGAGGAGACGGCAGGTTCTTCATGAAAGAGGCGATTCACTTGATCGTTCAGATCGCCGCCGCCAACGGG ATCGGTCATCTGGTGATTGGTCAGAATGGCATCATGTCCACCCCAGCAGTCTCCTGTGTGATCCGCAAGGTGAAGGCGGTGGGGGGGATCATCCTCACAGCCAGCCACAACCCCGGAGGCCCCAATGGAGACTTCGGCATTAAGTACAACATCTccagtggag GTCCGGCTCCAGAGGGCATCACAGACAAAATATTTGAGGTCAGCAAAACCCTGACGGAGTATCAGATCTGCCCGGAGCTGACGGCGGACCTTTCCAAGATCGGCAAGCAGGTCTTCGAAGTGGACACGTTCAAGCccttcacag TGGAGATCGTGGACTGTGTGGACGCTTACGCCGAGATGCTGAGGGAGATCTTTGACTTCGCCGCGCTGAAGGAGCTTCTGTCCGGAGCCGGTCACATCAGCGTCTGCCTGGATGCGATGCACGGAG tGGTCGGTCCGTACGTGAAGAAGATCGTCTGTGAAGAGTTGGGTTCTCCCGCCAACTCGGCAGTCAACTGTGTCCCCCAGGAGGACTTTGGGGGCCACCACCCGGACCCCAACTTGACCTACGCCGCCGACCTGGTCAACACCATGAAGGGAGGAGAATATGACTTTGGAGCGGCCTTCGACGGTGACGGT gaCCGTAACATGGTGCTGGGTAAAGGCGGCTTCTTCGTGAACCCCTCGGACTCTGTGGCCGTCATCGCCGCCAACGCCAGCAGCATCCCGTACTTCCAGAGGACCGGCGTCAAAGGGCTGGCCCGCAGCATGCCCACCAGCGGAGCCCTGGACAA cgtGGCTAAAGCTCTGCAGATGCCGCTGTACGAGACTCCAACCGGCTGGAAGTTCTTTGGTAATCTGATGGACGCCGGGAAACTGTCACTGTGCGGAGAGGAGAGCTTCGGCACAG GCTCCGATCACATCCGTGAGAAGGACGGCTTGTGGGCGGTCCTCGCGTGGTTGTCGATTCTCGCCGCCAGGAAACAGAGCGTGGAAGAGGTCATGAAGGATCACTGGCAGAAGTTTGGCAGGAACTTCTTCACCAG GTACGACTACGAGGAGGTGGACTCGGACGCCGCCAACAGGACGATCGAGGAACTGGAGACGGCGATGTTGGACCCGACCTTCGTGGGCAAGAAGTTCTCGTCGGGCGATAAGACCTACGAGGTCGCCGTCGCCGACAACTTCGCCTACACGGACCCCGTCGACGGGAGTGTGTCCAAAAACCAG ggtctcCGGTTGATCTTCTCCGATGGTTCCAGGGTCATTTTCCGTCTCAGCGGGACGGGCAGCGCCGGGGCAACCATCAGGCTCTACATAGACAGCTATGAGAAGGACCCCCAGAAGATCTACCAAGATCCACAG GTGATGCTGGCTCCCCTCATCGACATCGCCCTGAAGGTCTCTCAGCTCCAGGAGAAGACTGGGCGCACCGGTCCCAccgtgatcacatga